A window of Chitinophaga sp. MM2321 contains these coding sequences:
- the gmd gene encoding GDP-mannose 4,6-dehydratase produces MKIALITGITGQDGAYLAQLLLKKGYEVHGIKRRSSLFNTDRIDHLYQDPHEKNVRFKLHYGDLTDSTNLIRIIQEVQPDEIYNLGAMSHVQVSFEVPEYTADVDGIGTLRILEAVRLLGLVKKTRIYQASTSELYGLVQEVPQSEKTPFYPRSPYAVAKMYAYWITVNYREAYNMFACNGILFNHESPLRGETFVTRKITRAIARLSLGMQDKLYIGNLSAKRDWGHAKDYVEAMWLILQQEKPEDFVIATGITTTVRDFIKMAFSEVGVEIEFKGEGEAEKGYVKSNRDTACPLQPGQEVVAVDPRYFRPTEVDLLIGDPTKSKTQLGWEPKYDLPALVKEMVAADVELFQREKLLKDAGYKVLNQFE; encoded by the coding sequence ATGAAAATCGCCCTTATCACAGGCATCACCGGTCAGGACGGTGCCTATTTGGCTCAGCTCCTACTAAAGAAGGGCTATGAAGTTCACGGTATCAAACGCCGCTCTTCGCTCTTTAACACAGATAGAATAGACCATCTCTACCAGGATCCACATGAAAAAAATGTGCGGTTCAAACTCCACTATGGCGATCTGACGGATAGCACCAACCTCATACGTATCATCCAGGAGGTACAACCGGATGAGATATATAATCTCGGCGCGATGAGTCATGTGCAGGTGAGTTTTGAAGTGCCTGAATATACCGCTGATGTGGATGGAATAGGCACCCTACGTATATTGGAGGCCGTTAGATTGCTTGGATTAGTTAAAAAAACCAGGATTTACCAGGCTTCTACATCAGAGCTGTATGGCCTTGTACAGGAGGTGCCGCAATCAGAAAAGACACCGTTTTATCCCCGTTCTCCTTACGCAGTAGCAAAAATGTATGCTTACTGGATCACTGTAAATTACCGGGAAGCTTATAATATGTTTGCCTGTAACGGTATTCTGTTTAATCATGAAAGCCCGTTGCGGGGGGAAACCTTTGTTACCAGAAAGATTACCCGAGCCATTGCCAGGCTTTCTTTGGGCATGCAGGATAAGCTCTATATAGGTAACCTGAGTGCAAAACGCGATTGGGGTCATGCGAAAGATTATGTAGAGGCGATGTGGCTGATCCTTCAGCAGGAAAAACCGGAAGACTTTGTGATCGCTACCGGTATCACTACTACTGTACGGGATTTTATTAAGATGGCATTTAGTGAGGTAGGAGTTGAAATAGAATTCAAAGGCGAGGGTGAAGCAGAAAAAGGATATGTAAAAAGTAACCGCGATACTGCTTGTCCACTCCAGCCAGGCCAGGAGGTAGTAGCAGTGGATCCGCGTTACTTCCGTCCAACGGAGGTAGATCTGCTGATTGGTGATCCTACGAAATCCAAAACACAACTGGGATGGGAACCTAAGTACGACTTACCCGCGTTGGTAAAAGAGATGGTAGCAGCTGATGTAGAGCTTTTCCAACGGGAAAAGCTGTTGAAAGATGCCGGGTACAAAGTATTGAATCAATTTGAATAG
- a CDS encoding NAD-dependent epimerase/dehydratase family protein: MVFIIGGSGFIGTVLSKGFVSNEITFKIIDKQMSTSFEKFTVIGNVRKPDEVEQHLNKHSENDWVVLLAAEHRDDVTPVSLYHDVNVEGAENVLKIMKAKGINKIIFTSSVAVYGLNKENPTEEHPIDPFNHYGKSKWQAEEVLREWYNQDKENRTLIIIRPTVVFGPGNKGNVYNLLKQISTGKFLMIGKGQNKKSMAYVENITSFIQYCIDEKMNGYKVFNYADKPDLTMNELVKVAEETMSKKLPPLRIPYWLGYTSGIGFDILAKVINKKLPISSVRVKKFCATTQFANKAVELSGFKPPFSLEEGLSKTLSAIMNESSTANNSI; this comes from the coding sequence ATGGTTTTTATAATAGGTGGATCGGGTTTCATCGGTACAGTATTAAGTAAAGGATTTGTTAGTAATGAAATCACTTTCAAAATTATAGATAAACAAATGTCTACTTCATTTGAGAAGTTCACTGTTATAGGTAATGTGCGTAAGCCTGATGAAGTAGAACAACATTTAAATAAACATTCAGAAAATGATTGGGTAGTTTTATTAGCAGCTGAACATAGGGATGATGTAACTCCGGTTTCTTTATATCATGATGTGAATGTAGAAGGGGCCGAAAATGTATTGAAAATAATGAAGGCAAAGGGAATTAATAAGATTATTTTCACCAGTTCGGTTGCAGTATACGGACTGAATAAAGAAAACCCAACTGAAGAACATCCTATTGATCCTTTTAATCATTATGGCAAAAGTAAATGGCAGGCGGAAGAAGTTTTACGTGAATGGTATAATCAGGACAAAGAGAACCGGACATTAATTATAATCAGACCCACTGTGGTATTTGGCCCGGGAAACAAGGGGAATGTCTATAATTTATTAAAGCAGATTTCAACGGGCAAGTTTCTTATGATTGGAAAGGGACAGAATAAGAAATCCATGGCTTATGTTGAAAATATAACCAGCTTTATTCAATATTGTATTGATGAGAAAATGAATGGTTATAAAGTATTTAATTATGCTGACAAGCCCGATTTAACGATGAACGAATTAGTTAAGGTAGCAGAAGAGACTATGTCAAAAAAATTACCTCCGTTACGGATTCCATATTGGTTGGGATATACCAGTGGAATAGGGTTTGATATATTAGCTAAAGTTATTAATAAAAAATTACCGATCAGCTCAGTGCGGGTCAAGAAGTTTTGTGCTACTACGCAGTTCGCAAATAAGGCTGTTGAATTATCTGGTTTTAAGCCACCTTTCAGCTTGGAAGAAGGACTTTCTAAAACGCTATCTGCAATTATGAATGAATCCTCCACTGCTAACAATAGCATTTAA
- a CDS encoding glycosyltransferase produces the protein MNIKKRILFLITKSEVGGAQKYVKEQIDISVNQFDVFLATNEVGWLTENIADKTMGLLLDKRIESRMAFGYLIKLIKYIKQHQIDLVVCNSANGGLYGRIAAKLTGASSIYVSHGWSSVYNGGRLTFILNRIERFLGNISGKTICVSNNDYLTAQRKIGLAEDKLILLKNCIFPVELQLSAPSNRRGAGSRLKLLSLARLAYPKRMDILIEAMSGIDFAELYLIGLGPDEEEIKKDVYARRLDNVFLLGEVKSFNSFADYHAFILISDSEGLPMSALEAMSAGLPLILSNVGGCSEIVVNPSLLVENSVEDIHRALFELNENFDSYKLPVKDFFDKNFNLLLNKDKYLNLYSSLIK, from the coding sequence ATGAATATAAAGAAGCGAATTTTGTTCTTAATTACCAAAAGTGAGGTAGGTGGCGCTCAGAAATACGTTAAAGAACAGATAGATATCTCCGTGAATCAATTTGATGTATTCCTTGCAACCAATGAGGTGGGATGGCTAACGGAAAACATAGCAGATAAAACAATGGGTTTGCTATTGGATAAAAGAATTGAAAGTCGAATGGCATTTGGGTATCTGATAAAGTTAATAAAATACATAAAACAGCACCAGATTGATCTTGTTGTTTGCAATTCCGCGAATGGTGGTCTTTATGGAAGAATAGCCGCCAAATTAACAGGGGCATCCAGTATTTATGTTTCTCATGGGTGGTCCTCAGTTTATAATGGTGGACGATTGACGTTCATTTTAAATAGAATAGAACGCTTTCTAGGTAATATTTCGGGTAAAACCATATGTGTCTCAAATAATGATTATTTAACAGCTCAGAGAAAAATTGGTTTAGCTGAGGATAAGCTTATTTTGCTCAAAAATTGTATTTTCCCGGTAGAATTACAATTATCTGCCCCATCAAATAGGCGAGGTGCAGGAAGCCGGTTGAAACTTTTATCACTTGCAAGATTGGCGTATCCTAAGAGGATGGACATCTTGATAGAAGCTATGAGTGGAATAGATTTCGCTGAATTATATCTTATTGGGTTGGGGCCGGATGAGGAAGAGATTAAAAAAGATGTTTATGCTCGTAGATTGGATAACGTATTTTTATTAGGAGAAGTCAAGAGTTTTAACAGTTTTGCAGACTATCATGCTTTTATACTTATTTCAGATAGCGAAGGTTTGCCTATGTCAGCATTGGAAGCTATGTCAGCCGGATTACCACTAATATTGAGTAACGTTGGTGGTTGTAGCGAGATTGTCGTTAACCCCAGTCTTTTGGTTGAGAACTCCGTTGAGGATATTCATAGAGCCTTGTTTGAGCTAAACGAAAATTTCGATTCATATAAATTGCCTGTTAAAGATTTTTTCGATAAGAATTTTAACTTATTGCTTAATAAGGATAAATATTTGAATCTTTATAGTTCATTAATTAAATAA
- a CDS encoding glycosyltransferase — translation MNITHVITGLGRGGAEKFLYNISSAFNNLGYPQKVIVLNNEQLDLMPLFKDTNIEVEVLNVTRNPYSLVLKAYYFSRSLKNTTYNILHAHMFHALVFACLTKLFLPQTRIVFTSHSFNIGSKLRERFTFLLRPFRDMDILFSRKMHRRFYKRNEYSIIPNGIPTRNYCLDIAKGQDYIFISVARLEKVKNQKVIIDAAAKLVKDGLKFKIWLVGEGEMKDYLRQYTSSLNLDEVVLFKGFSEDIPRLLNKSNCFLLPSLWEGLPLSLLEAGASGLPIICTPVGSIPEFFSREQVEYADIYNLYPAMKKVLLDQEGYVRKGEQLKKYIIENFDIQITVQQHLAVYKKLIKQ, via the coding sequence TTGAATATTACACATGTAATTACAGGATTAGGCCGAGGGGGAGCGGAGAAATTTCTTTACAATATTTCCAGTGCATTTAATAACCTAGGGTATCCACAGAAAGTTATCGTATTGAATAATGAGCAACTGGACCTGATGCCACTTTTTAAGGATACTAATATTGAAGTAGAAGTATTAAACGTTACTCGAAATCCCTATTCATTAGTATTGAAAGCATATTATTTCAGCCGTAGTTTAAAGAATACAACGTATAATATTTTGCATGCGCATATGTTTCATGCTTTAGTCTTTGCGTGCTTAACGAAGCTTTTTTTGCCACAGACAAGAATTGTCTTTACTTCTCATAGTTTTAATATAGGGTCAAAATTAAGAGAGCGTTTTACATTTTTGCTTAGACCATTTAGAGATATGGATATTCTGTTTTCCCGGAAAATGCATAGAAGATTTTATAAAAGAAATGAATATTCTATTATTCCTAACGGTATACCCACGAGAAATTATTGTTTGGATATTGCTAAGGGACAAGACTATATTTTTATTTCTGTTGCCCGTTTAGAAAAGGTAAAGAATCAAAAAGTTATTATTGATGCAGCAGCAAAATTGGTAAAAGATGGCCTGAAGTTTAAAATATGGTTGGTCGGAGAGGGTGAAATGAAAGATTACTTGCGACAATATACATCATCACTCAACTTGGATGAGGTAGTCCTATTTAAAGGGTTTAGCGAGGATATACCTCGATTATTGAATAAGTCCAATTGTTTTCTGCTTCCATCCTTATGGGAAGGATTGCCATTAAGTTTATTAGAAGCAGGAGCAAGCGGACTACCGATTATTTGTACTCCTGTTGGTAGTATACCAGAATTCTTTTCAAGAGAGCAGGTAGAATATGCCGATATTTACAATTTATATCCTGCTATGAAAAAAGTATTATTAGATCAAGAAGGATATGTCAGGAAGGGAGAACAGTTAAAAAAGTATATAATTGAAAACTTTGATATCCAGATAACAGTTCAACAACATTTAGCTGTATATAAGAAATTAATTAAACAATGA
- a CDS encoding glycosyl hydrolase family 28-related protein: protein MKRYFEVISICIITMQFTSSLAATTVDFKDSNQLNVRNYGAIGDGVSDDSKAIQKCFDEAKKFSKAKIVFPGGTYLISTPIQYNNQNPFSIEISGGKGESKLLSKKFLSFFIVRGNTTPSGNVTIHDLSITGFNPPYSSNHPFYDQPGMYAYGVALFNLASANIYNLTIRDIYGEGIYMVNDQRSKAPLSASARNVKITNNQILNCWGLLPSLKKGYQDEYGDGIYLSNVQGAQVRNNVVKNDLSVTKQFGRAGIVLEFNDEECLIDKNEIFGYDRDIHIEGDLGGHIISNNKLTGSEIGILTSLSCKDRATPNPIVISNNYISNEGIPLHNSLTRVFPMASRALVSLNGDWKKARVGSTLSGNTIVFDPQSDYTSKVLVSTWISFLNLKDNVFSQANIPDKKLSVVFGYEVGDLINNSFKNVADVRFPGVKVKGDRIVTGKNSGNTKTAGTISNLKF from the coding sequence ATGAAAAGATATTTTGAAGTCATCAGTATTTGCATAATAACTATGCAATTTACAAGTAGCCTTGCAGCGACTACTGTGGATTTTAAGGATAGTAACCAATTGAATGTAAGAAATTACGGTGCGATTGGGGATGGCGTTTCTGATGATTCTAAAGCTATACAAAAATGTTTTGATGAAGCGAAGAAATTCTCTAAAGCAAAAATTGTATTTCCGGGAGGAACCTATTTAATAAGTACTCCAATTCAATATAATAATCAGAATCCTTTCTCTATTGAAATATCTGGGGGAAAAGGGGAGAGCAAATTACTCTCAAAAAAGTTTTTGAGCTTTTTTATTGTCAGGGGAAATACAACTCCTTCTGGGAATGTTACTATTCATGACCTTTCTATTACTGGCTTTAACCCACCCTACTCTTCCAATCATCCATTCTATGATCAACCCGGAATGTATGCTTATGGTGTTGCCTTATTTAATTTGGCCTCCGCCAATATTTATAATTTAACAATCAGAGACATTTATGGGGAGGGAATTTATATGGTTAATGACCAGAGATCTAAAGCTCCGTTAAGCGCCTCAGCCAGAAATGTAAAAATTACAAATAATCAAATTCTAAATTGTTGGGGTTTGCTTCCTTCTTTAAAGAAAGGATATCAGGACGAATATGGTGATGGCATTTATTTATCCAATGTTCAAGGAGCTCAGGTTCGTAACAATGTAGTTAAGAACGATTTATCTGTAACCAAACAATTTGGGCGAGCCGGGATTGTGTTAGAATTTAATGATGAGGAATGTCTTATAGACAAAAATGAAATATTTGGTTATGACAGAGATATACATATAGAAGGTGATCTTGGTGGTCATATCATTTCAAATAACAAATTAACAGGATCAGAAATTGGTATTTTGACATCTTTATCTTGTAAGGATAGGGCAACTCCTAACCCGATAGTTATTTCCAATAACTATATCTCAAATGAGGGAATTCCGCTTCATAATTCTCTTACGAGGGTGTTTCCTATGGCGAGTAGAGCATTGGTATCATTGAATGGCGATTGGAAAAAGGCCAGGGTGGGAAGTACTTTATCCGGTAACACAATTGTTTTTGATCCCCAAAGCGATTATACTAGCAAGGTATTGGTGAGTACATGGATATCATTTCTTAATTTAAAGGACAATGTATTTTCTCAAGCAAACATACCGGATAAGAAATTATCTGTTGTTTTCGGATATGAAGTAGGGGATCTTATTAATAATTCTTTTAAGAATGTTGCTGACGTGAGATTCCCCGGTGTTAAAGTGAAGGGAGATAGAATAGTTACCGGAAAGAATAGCGGTAATACTAAAACGGCAGGTACTATTTCGAATTTAAAGTTTTAA
- a CDS encoding glycosyltransferase, with protein MDKNNEPILISCVMAVNKDDGFLDEAINSILAQSFSDFEFIIVANNCDDIFFNRLIEYERRDLRIRVYRTSIPQLPYNLNFGIDKSNGKYIARMDADDISEKNRFEEQVRYLQANPEVVVLGTNFERINDKGMTIPSNYIFYKNYLDIKRNMKLKCCICHPTVMLKKEVFLKTGGYAYGFTAEDYDLWLRMLDQGAIIHNHPMKLLKYRTHLNSVTNNKSNLKRNIAYTTSLLYRKFVETKDSRYLLGMFIAGGWGIRLVRFRAWLLRFFRSIGSKN; from the coding sequence ATGGACAAAAATAACGAGCCAATCCTAATAAGTTGCGTGATGGCGGTAAACAAAGATGATGGTTTTTTGGATGAGGCAATTAACAGTATTCTTGCTCAATCGTTTTCGGACTTCGAATTTATAATAGTTGCAAATAATTGCGATGACATCTTTTTTAATAGGTTGATTGAATATGAACGGAGGGATCTAAGAATCAGGGTATACAGAACCAGTATTCCTCAACTGCCTTATAATCTCAATTTTGGGATCGATAAGTCAAATGGAAAATATATTGCGAGAATGGATGCTGACGATATTTCAGAAAAGAATAGATTCGAAGAACAAGTGCGGTATTTGCAAGCTAATCCAGAAGTAGTTGTTTTAGGAACTAATTTTGAGAGAATTAATGATAAAGGAATGACAATTCCTTCTAACTATATTTTCTATAAAAATTACCTGGATATCAAGCGTAATATGAAGTTAAAATGCTGCATATGTCATCCCACTGTAATGCTTAAGAAAGAGGTATTTTTGAAAACTGGCGGATATGCATATGGTTTTACTGCTGAAGATTACGATTTATGGTTAAGAATGTTGGATCAGGGGGCAATAATTCATAATCATCCGATGAAATTATTGAAGTATAGAACACATCTTAATAGTGTAACAAATAATAAAAGTAATCTGAAAAGAAATATAGCATATACAACTAGTTTACTTTACAGAAAATTTGTTGAAACAAAGGACTCACGTTATCTGTTAGGAATGTTTATCGCTGGTGGATGGGGAATTAGGCTGGTCAGATTCAGAGCATGGTTGTTGCGTTTTTTTCGTTCAATAGGTAGTAAGAATTGA
- a CDS encoding EpsG family protein translates to MMYLLIFIVLGIFGILNLVWLPKEQAYLKDIGLISSFFILVLFAGLRYQTGPDWKDYNDFFSGIAPLYDYGQTSIAIRDVLEPGFVFLCSLFKAVINNNQFVFLGLAAVSLSFFFSRIKEYSAFPLISILCFYIYGYSGNFSILRQVMAISIFFWAVKYIVNRNPFAYYGAVILAFLFHTSAIILLPLYFVINIRWSGKLIMFFFLIAIILYQFDIVSQLFSYLLSSVGGLARYSDYLTNQLLSKPKLLGTLFLERMLIFVLLFYKRNGFEKQYKYFNVFFNIYIIYILCYLVFSQVLVLLRFIEYFTYASCILYPLLLLYFKESYGRYIVYMFLFIILFFRGYTSLVLDGKEANVHSRYLPYRSIIEN, encoded by the coding sequence ATGATGTATCTGCTGATTTTTATTGTTCTGGGAATATTTGGAATCTTAAATCTCGTGTGGCTTCCAAAGGAACAGGCGTACCTTAAAGACATAGGATTAATTAGCTCTTTTTTTATTCTTGTTTTGTTTGCAGGTTTAAGGTATCAGACAGGACCAGATTGGAAAGATTATAATGATTTTTTTTCGGGTATTGCTCCTTTGTATGATTACGGGCAAACAAGTATAGCAATCCGTGATGTACTTGAGCCGGGATTTGTTTTTCTGTGCTCACTATTTAAAGCAGTAATTAACAACAATCAATTTGTTTTTTTGGGGTTGGCTGCGGTTTCATTATCATTCTTTTTTTCCAGAATCAAAGAATATAGCGCATTTCCGTTAATCAGTATTCTATGCTTCTATATTTATGGCTATTCGGGCAATTTTAGTATACTGCGTCAAGTAATGGCAATAAGCATTTTTTTTTGGGCTGTTAAGTATATAGTTAATCGGAATCCTTTTGCATATTATGGAGCTGTAATCTTAGCGTTTCTTTTTCATACTTCAGCTATTATTTTACTACCACTCTATTTTGTTATTAACATACGTTGGAGTGGTAAGCTCATTATGTTTTTTTTCCTGATAGCAATTATTTTATATCAGTTTGATATAGTGTCGCAGCTGTTCTCTTATTTGTTAAGTAGTGTGGGAGGGTTGGCAAGGTATTCTGATTATCTTACTAATCAGCTATTATCTAAGCCCAAACTCTTAGGGACTCTTTTTTTAGAAAGAATGTTAATCTTTGTTCTTCTTTTTTATAAACGCAATGGTTTTGAAAAACAGTACAAATACTTTAATGTTTTTTTTAATATTTATATAATATATATTCTCTGCTACCTCGTGTTTAGTCAGGTACTTGTTTTGTTGAGATTTATAGAATATTTCACATATGCAAGTTGTATATTATATCCTCTTCTATTGCTTTATTTTAAAGAGTCGTATGGGAGGTATATTGTATACATGTTCTTGTTTATAATATTATTTTTTCGAGGTTACACGTCTCTTGTTTTAGATGGCAAAGAAGCAAATGTTCACAGCAGATACCTCCCCTATAGAAGTATTATTGAAAATTAA
- a CDS encoding glycosyltransferase: protein MRIAYITDIDLNAHSGVRLKHVMQCGNWEKLGHEVVIFSMPNTEQVNISKVDIPIKHKIFDNKIASYFGGGFKAYCRKILSIPSVLRALRDYNPDFVYLRSMIYFPGLIRILNAYPTFIEYNTLVEEELKMVSSFKTRLMHGMGYEHLNKSARGFIGVTNEITQYYRDKYAKPSIAIGNGFDLNSYPDQTLKSKNQRPQLVFVGSPDMPWQGVDKFYQMSQRIEADFHLVGPSISDSLGCKDNFFQHGYLQKNLLDALYLKMDIAVGSLALHRKKMSEATPLKVREYCAYGLPIILAYNDTDLSGQEFVLEIDNTEDTIDKNIQRIKDFIQKWHNRRVPRQNVIPLIDYSVKERIRLNFIKDVLDNNGV, encoded by the coding sequence ATGAGGATAGCATATATTACTGATATTGATTTAAATGCTCATTCGGGAGTTCGACTTAAGCATGTAATGCAATGTGGAAATTGGGAGAAATTGGGGCATGAAGTTGTAATTTTTTCAATGCCCAATACAGAACAAGTTAATATATCTAAAGTTGATATTCCTATTAAGCATAAAATATTTGATAATAAAATTGCTAGCTATTTCGGAGGAGGCTTTAAAGCGTATTGCAGAAAGATTCTATCTATACCATCGGTTTTAAGAGCATTAAGAGACTATAATCCAGATTTTGTTTATTTGCGAAGTATGATATATTTCCCAGGGTTAATAAGAATTTTGAATGCTTACCCGACTTTTATTGAGTATAATACACTTGTGGAAGAAGAGCTAAAAATGGTTAGTTCTTTTAAAACGCGCCTGATGCATGGAATGGGATACGAGCACTTGAATAAATCAGCAAGAGGATTTATAGGAGTAACAAATGAAATCACTCAGTACTACAGAGATAAGTATGCAAAGCCTTCCATAGCTATAGGGAACGGGTTCGATTTAAATAGCTATCCCGATCAAACTCTTAAGAGTAAGAATCAACGTCCGCAGTTAGTATTTGTAGGTTCACCTGATATGCCATGGCAGGGAGTGGATAAATTTTATCAGATGTCCCAGCGTATTGAAGCGGACTTCCACCTTGTAGGCCCATCTATATCAGATAGTTTGGGATGTAAAGATAATTTTTTTCAACATGGCTATTTACAAAAAAACTTGTTGGATGCACTCTATCTAAAGATGGATATCGCTGTAGGTTCATTGGCATTACATCGTAAAAAAATGTCTGAGGCTACTCCCTTAAAGGTACGGGAGTACTGCGCATATGGCCTCCCAATAATACTTGCTTATAATGATACAGATTTATCTGGGCAAGAGTTTGTATTAGAGATTGATAACACAGAAGATACAATTGATAAAAATATTCAAAGGATAAAAGATTTTATTCAAAAGTGGCATAATCGAAGAGTCCCGAGACAAAATGTCATTCCGTTGATTGATTATTCTGTAAAGGAAAGAATAAGGTTGAATTTTATAAAAGATGTACTTGATAATAATGGGGTGTAA
- a CDS encoding UDP-N-acetylglucosamine 2-epimerase: MYYNSYWHALQTAEMMLEMEQVVIEEKPDAILVYRDTNSILANTLVAFKLHISVSHIEADSRRFNRDIPEEINRVLMDHVSELLFCLTEMAVKRSQCERN, translated from the coding sequence ATGTACTACAATTCGTATTGGCATGCATTACAAACAGCTGAAATGATGCTTGAAATGGAGCAGGTTGTTATAGAAGAGAAGCCTGATGCCATTCTTGTCTACAGAGATACCAACTCTATTCTTGCAAATACTTTGGTAGCTTTTAAGTTGCATATTTCAGTTTCCCATATTGAGGCAGATTCAAGAAGATTCAATCGAGATATTCCGGAGGAGATCAATCGTGTTCTAATGGACCATGTATCGGAACTGCTCTTTTGCCTTACTGAGATGGCTGTAAAAAGATCTCAATGCGAAAGAAATTGA
- a CDS encoding MOP flippase family protein: protein MSINKSVVSGTSWTAVSMGTQVLVQLLRLSILTRFLSKSDFGLIAIVTLVLGFTHIFTDLGISVALFSRQNITKKEYSSLYWISLLSGIALYIIILLLTPLISIFYQLEILNILIPIMGLDLVIATAGRQFKVFKQKELRFKEIALIEIFSALLSLILSVVLAFNNLGVYSLVYATIFNSFLSSFLYIITSLKKHPVSFYINFNENRSLYKVGAFQTGAQILDFISSQMDIIIIGKLMGPAELGVYNLIKQLLIRPSSLLAQLVQNVGIPVLARIRNDVKAFKRSYLQLLKIVSLIGFPIYAIIALYAKEILLILFGKAYVSAALPLQILSVWGAVVSLLGPASVLVVVTGKTNLGFNWTIFRVLTIPIFIIVGGSWGILGISVGQAICVLLYLFLYWFVFIKRVVDIPFRDYTFSFLPTVLSTGLGLLLAIIVKTIVSKWVHVYIADVLALVIFATFFLRFNKRVMIEFYKLFFKKD from the coding sequence ATGAGTATAAATAAGAGTGTCGTTTCAGGCACTAGCTGGACTGCAGTATCAATGGGGACACAGGTGTTAGTGCAATTGTTAAGATTGTCCATTCTCACTAGGTTTTTATCTAAGTCGGACTTTGGATTGATCGCAATCGTTACCCTTGTACTAGGATTTACGCATATCTTTACAGATTTGGGAATTTCTGTTGCTCTTTTTTCAAGACAAAATATCACCAAAAAAGAATATAGTAGTTTATATTGGATTAGTCTCCTTTCTGGTATCGCATTGTATATTATTATATTACTATTAACTCCACTAATCAGTATATTTTATCAACTTGAAATACTGAATATTCTGATTCCTATCATGGGCTTGGATCTTGTTATAGCAACCGCTGGCAGGCAATTTAAAGTATTTAAACAGAAAGAACTTAGGTTTAAAGAAATTGCACTTATTGAAATCTTTTCAGCATTATTATCATTAATCTTATCAGTAGTGTTGGCATTTAATAATTTGGGTGTTTATAGTCTCGTTTACGCGACTATATTTAATTCCTTCCTTTCTTCTTTTTTGTATATTATTACCAGTCTTAAAAAGCATCCTGTTTCATTTTATATTAATTTTAATGAAAATAGATCGCTTTACAAGGTCGGTGCTTTTCAAACAGGTGCACAAATATTGGATTTCATCTCTAGTCAGATGGATATTATTATTATAGGGAAATTAATGGGACCTGCAGAGCTTGGTGTGTATAATTTAATCAAACAATTGCTTATCAGGCCGAGTAGCTTGCTCGCACAGCTTGTTCAAAATGTAGGGATTCCTGTTCTTGCTAGAATCAGAAATGATGTAAAGGCATTCAAGAGAAGTTACCTTCAATTACTGAAAATTGTTAGTCTCATAGGGTTTCCTATATATGCAATAATTGCTTTATATGCAAAAGAGATTTTATTGATACTGTTTGGTAAAGCATATGTTTCGGCAGCATTACCCTTGCAGATACTTTCTGTCTGGGGGGCTGTCGTTTCTTTATTAGGACCTGCTAGTGTGTTGGTAGTGGTAACGGGGAAAACAAACCTTGGATTTAACTGGACAATTTTTAGGGTATTAACTATTCCGATTTTTATAATAGTCGGTGGATCGTGGGGAATCCTGGGTATTTCAGTGGGACAGGCCATTTGTGTCCTATTATATTTATTTCTTTACTGGTTTGTCTTTATCAAGCGCGTGGTTGATATTCCTTTTAGGGATTATACTTTTTCCTTTCTACCTACGGTTCTTAGTACTGGACTTGGTCTATTGCTTGCTATTATTGTTAAAACCATAGTGAGTAAATGGGTGCATGTATATATAGCAGATGTTCTTGCATTAGTTATTTTTGCCACCTTTTTCTTAAGGTTTAATAAACGTGTAATGATTGAATTTTATAAATTATTTTTCAAAAAGGATTAA